A region from the Clavibacter sp. A6099 genome encodes:
- a CDS encoding ABC transporter substrate-binding protein yields MSTMRRAGRAAALTAAAAISALALASCAPGSAPVASAPAGDVSTAIPTDDVTIRIQDETGFPVTDELTTEFTKQHPNVKFDITRDSFQNLLANTPRLLASDDAPDLIRLSTLGTTVKDGLLTNLDPYFDAYGWDRFPAGQLAGARMDEKGVRGEGSLWQFGIGYSVTGIYMNQELADQVGITEMPTTMDELEADLAKAKDAGVLPIQTGMQDGVGTFILQSLINQQGDKQDLVDWMYNKPGATIQTDAALAGATKFQDWAKAGYLPPDVNAINYTTMVSNFSAGQGLFMWDGNWDAANVEKALGQGGAQFALVPPLEAGAKHVAMGTGNTFAIPAKSKNADVVAAFLNWIVTDEKARQIVVDVTGASPGGDPAQALPTAQEGSLIAKALELSAVVGDDDGFVDFMANSTAGIYQGSLQPNEQLLLTDKMTPADFLKATQDFYEQDLAAQ; encoded by the coding sequence ATGTCCACGATGAGAAGGGCGGGACGCGCGGCAGCGCTCACCGCCGCCGCCGCCATCTCGGCGCTCGCCCTCGCGAGCTGCGCGCCCGGCAGCGCGCCCGTCGCCTCCGCGCCCGCGGGCGACGTGAGCACCGCGATCCCCACCGACGACGTCACCATCCGGATCCAGGACGAGACCGGCTTCCCGGTCACGGACGAGCTGACGACCGAGTTCACGAAGCAGCACCCGAACGTGAAGTTCGACATCACGCGCGACAGCTTCCAGAACCTCCTGGCGAACACGCCTCGGCTCCTCGCGAGCGACGACGCCCCGGACCTGATCCGCCTCTCGACGCTCGGCACCACGGTCAAGGACGGACTCCTCACGAACCTCGACCCGTACTTCGACGCCTACGGCTGGGACCGCTTCCCTGCGGGCCAGCTCGCGGGGGCCCGCATGGACGAGAAGGGCGTGCGCGGCGAGGGCTCGCTCTGGCAGTTCGGCATCGGGTACAGCGTCACGGGCATCTACATGAACCAGGAGCTGGCCGACCAGGTGGGCATCACCGAGATGCCGACCACGATGGACGAGCTCGAGGCGGACCTCGCCAAGGCGAAGGACGCGGGCGTGCTCCCCATCCAGACCGGCATGCAGGACGGCGTCGGCACCTTCATCCTCCAGTCGCTCATCAACCAGCAGGGCGACAAGCAGGACCTCGTCGACTGGATGTACAACAAGCCGGGCGCGACCATCCAGACCGACGCGGCGCTCGCGGGCGCCACGAAGTTCCAGGACTGGGCGAAGGCCGGGTACCTCCCGCCGGACGTCAACGCCATCAACTACACGACGATGGTGTCGAACTTCTCGGCCGGCCAGGGGCTGTTCATGTGGGACGGCAACTGGGACGCCGCGAACGTGGAGAAGGCCCTCGGCCAGGGTGGCGCGCAGTTCGCCCTCGTGCCGCCGCTCGAGGCGGGCGCGAAGCACGTCGCGATGGGCACGGGCAACACCTTCGCGATCCCGGCGAAGTCGAAGAACGCCGACGTGGTCGCCGCGTTCCTCAACTGGATCGTGACCGACGAGAAGGCGCGCCAGATCGTGGTCGACGTGACGGGCGCGTCGCCTGGCGGCGACCCGGCCCAGGCGCTGCCGACCGCCCAGGAGGGCAGCCTCATCGCGAAGGCCCTCGAGCTGTCCGCGGTGGTCGGGGACGACGACGGCTTCGTCGACTTCATGGCGAACAGCACGGCCGGCATCTACCAGGGCTCGCTCCAGCCGAACGAGCAGCTGCTGCTCACCGACAAGATGACGCCCGCGGACTTCCTGAAGGCCACGCAGGACTTCTACGAGCAGGACCTCGCCGCACAGTGA
- a CDS encoding LacI family DNA-binding transcriptional regulator, with the protein MRQKRPTLADVARLAGLSPTAASQILNGTPQTRFSEDSHRRVLAAAAELGYRPNMGARALRTDRSLTIGFISDVVATTRFASGLIRGALVEAERAGHVVLVLETGGEEAREAEAVSAVLDRQVDGIVFATMRARELVVPDVPASTRVVMLNATSPHHGSAVLPDEEEGGRRAVDLLAAAGHRDGIALLGSDVETERVLFRSETVARRLHGIRAEMDELGLRFAAERSCEDWEPDAGYEAAGAMLDAAPGTRAILCLNDRLAFGAYQACQERGIRVGTDVSLVGFDNDELASYLRPGLTTIALPHEEMGREAVRLVLRDAEPGERLVAMPVVERGSIARVAPADGGAAALAAARLAALAAVAATA; encoded by the coding sequence ATGCGCCAGAAGCGACCGACCCTGGCGGACGTGGCCCGACTGGCCGGCCTGTCCCCGACGGCGGCGTCGCAGATCCTCAACGGCACGCCCCAGACGCGCTTCTCCGAGGACTCGCACCGCCGCGTCCTGGCCGCCGCGGCCGAGCTCGGCTACCGCCCCAACATGGGCGCCCGGGCCCTCCGCACCGACCGGTCGCTCACCATCGGCTTCATCTCCGACGTCGTCGCCACCACGCGCTTCGCGAGCGGCCTCATCCGCGGCGCGCTCGTCGAGGCGGAGCGCGCCGGGCACGTCGTGCTCGTGCTCGAGACCGGCGGCGAGGAGGCGCGCGAGGCCGAGGCGGTGTCCGCGGTGCTCGACCGCCAGGTCGACGGCATCGTCTTCGCCACCATGCGCGCACGGGAGCTCGTCGTCCCCGATGTGCCGGCCTCGACGCGCGTCGTCATGCTCAACGCCACGAGCCCCCACCACGGCAGCGCCGTGCTGCCGGACGAGGAGGAGGGCGGGCGCCGCGCGGTCGACCTCCTCGCCGCCGCCGGCCACCGCGACGGCATCGCGCTGCTCGGCAGCGACGTCGAGACCGAGCGGGTCCTCTTCCGCTCGGAGACCGTGGCCCGTCGGCTGCACGGGATCCGCGCCGAGATGGACGAGCTCGGCCTGCGCTTCGCGGCCGAGCGGTCGTGCGAGGACTGGGAGCCGGACGCCGGCTACGAGGCCGCGGGCGCGATGCTCGACGCGGCACCCGGGACCCGCGCGATCCTCTGCCTGAACGACCGCCTGGCGTTCGGCGCGTACCAGGCGTGCCAGGAGCGCGGGATCCGCGTCGGCACCGACGTCTCGCTCGTCGGCTTCGACAACGACGAGCTGGCGTCCTACCTGCGGCCCGGCCTCACGACCATCGCCCTCCCGCACGAGGAGATGGGGCGCGAGGCCGTGCGTCTCGTCCTGCGCGACGCGGAGCCGGGCGAGCGCCTCGTGGCGATGCCCGTGGTCGAGCGCGGCTCGATCGCGCGGGTCGCGCCGGCTGACGGCGGCGCGGCCGCGCTCGCGGCGGCACGCCTGGCGGCCCTGGCGGCCGTGGCGGCGACGGCGTGA
- a CDS encoding GNAT family N-acetyltransferase yields the protein MSTPDPAAPAVPSFRVAMPDDADEVAALAARTFALACPPTTTAEAIAEHIRTVLSPARFREHLADPSHRVVLAEVEGRAVGYTMVVQAPPADADVAGALRLRPEIELSKVYVEAGSHGIGVARPLMAETLRVARELAGERGRDAEAGIWLGVNEHNARAIRFYERSGFRIVGTRSFRLSDAVETDHVMERALAVAATA from the coding sequence GTGAGCACCCCGGATCCCGCCGCCCCCGCCGTCCCGTCCTTCCGCGTCGCCATGCCCGACGACGCCGACGAGGTGGCCGCCCTCGCCGCCCGCACCTTCGCGCTCGCGTGCCCGCCGACGACGACGGCCGAGGCGATCGCGGAGCACATCCGCACGGTCTTGTCTCCCGCGCGCTTCCGGGAGCACCTCGCGGATCCGTCGCACCGGGTCGTGCTCGCGGAGGTCGAGGGCAGGGCGGTCGGCTACACGATGGTCGTCCAGGCGCCGCCCGCGGACGCCGACGTGGCCGGCGCGCTGCGGCTGCGGCCGGAGATCGAGCTGAGCAAGGTGTACGTCGAGGCGGGGTCGCACGGCATCGGCGTCGCACGGCCGCTGATGGCGGAGACGCTGCGGGTCGCGCGCGAGCTCGCGGGGGAGCGGGGGCGGGACGCGGAGGCCGGGATCTGGCTCGGCGTCAACGAGCACAACGCGCGCGCCATCCGCTTCTACGAGCGCAGCGGCTTCCGCATCGTGGGCACGCGGTCGTTCCGGCTGTCGGACGCGGTGGAGACGGACCACGTGATGGAGCGGGCGCTGGCGGTGGCCGCGACCGCGTAG
- the rplA gene encoding 50S ribosomal protein L1, translated as MAKSKAYRAAAEKIDLTKAYTASEAVELARETGSSKFDSTVEVALKLGVDPRKADQMVRGTVILPHGTGKTARVIVFATGPAAEAAIAAGADEVGGDELIEKVAGGYTSFDSAVSTPELMGKVGRLGKVLGPRGLMPNPKTGTVTPDVARAVSDIKGGKIEFRVDKHANVHFVVGKASFSPEQLSENVGAALEEIVRLKPSSSKGRYVQKATVSTTFGPGIPVDVNSI; from the coding sequence ATGGCGAAGTCAAAGGCCTACCGGGCCGCAGCCGAGAAGATCGACCTCACGAAGGCGTACACCGCCTCGGAGGCCGTCGAGCTCGCGCGCGAGACCGGATCCAGCAAGTTCGACAGCACCGTCGAGGTCGCGCTCAAGCTCGGCGTCGACCCCCGCAAGGCAGACCAGATGGTCCGCGGCACCGTCATCCTTCCTCACGGTACCGGCAAGACCGCCCGCGTCATCGTCTTCGCGACGGGCCCCGCGGCTGAGGCGGCCATCGCCGCAGGCGCCGACGAGGTCGGCGGCGACGAGCTCATCGAGAAGGTGGCGGGCGGCTACACGTCGTTCGACTCCGCCGTCTCGACGCCCGAGCTCATGGGCAAGGTCGGTCGTCTCGGCAAGGTGCTCGGCCCGCGTGGCCTCATGCCCAACCCGAAGACCGGCACGGTCACCCCGGACGTCGCGCGCGCGGTGTCCGACATCAAGGGCGGCAAGATCGAGTTCCGCGTCGACAAGCACGCGAACGTCCACTTCGTGGTCGGCAAGGCGAGCTTCTCGCCCGAGCAGCTCTCGGAGAACGTCGGCGCAGCGCTCGAGGAGATCGTCCGCCTCAAGCCGTCCTCCTCGAAGGGCCGATACGTGCAGAAGGCCACGGTCTCCACGACCTTCGGCCCCGGCATCCCGGTGGACGTCAACTCCATCTAG
- the rplK gene encoding 50S ribosomal protein L11: MAPKKKVTGLIKLQIKAGAANPAPPIGPALGQHGVNIMEFCKAYNAQTEAQRGNVIPVEITVYEDRTFTFILKTPPAAELIKKAAGVAKGSGTPHTVKVAKLTMDQVREIAEQKQADLNANDIDAAAKIIAGTARSMGITVEA; the protein is encoded by the coding sequence ATGGCACCGAAGAAGAAGGTCACGGGTCTGATCAAGCTGCAGATCAAGGCCGGCGCCGCCAACCCCGCACCGCCCATCGGGCCGGCGCTGGGACAGCACGGCGTCAACATCATGGAGTTCTGCAAGGCGTACAACGCCCAGACCGAGGCTCAGCGCGGGAACGTCATCCCCGTCGAGATCACCGTCTACGAGGACCGGACGTTCACGTTCATCCTCAAGACGCCCCCGGCCGCCGAGCTCATCAAGAAGGCCGCCGGAGTCGCCAAGGGCTCGGGCACGCCGCACACGGTCAAGGTCGCGAAGCTCACGATGGACCAGGTCCGCGAGATCGCCGAGCAGAAGCAGGCCGACCTCAACGCCAACGACATCGACGCCGCGGCGAAGATCATCGCCGGCACCGCCCGCTCCATGGGCATCACGGTCGAGGCCTAG
- the nusG gene encoding transcription termination/antitermination protein NusG, protein MAESKRDDVDLAPAAEQSSEVDEVQEGHAIESSEESSDAAEHTALHVEGDSVETDLTAALDAMESVEDPEADAIVEDALDIDSADEAEAAVEATDDEAEEEAAEEALEPADVAPATADDIAEAEADLVPDEPASEDDAEVDPYEDFRKELRSKPGKWYVIHSYAGFERRVKSNIENRMVSLNMEDDIYQIEVPMEDVVEIKNGQRKMVNRVRIPGYVLVRMALNEDSWSVVRHTPGVTGFVGNAHNPTPLRFEEAFSMLKSLVEIKEVAQVKGQPTKGGQAQRVVAAEVDFEIGETITIKEGSFAGLPGSISEIKPESGKLTVLVSLFERETPVELSFDQVTKL, encoded by the coding sequence TTGGCTGAGAGCAAGCGCGACGACGTCGACCTCGCCCCCGCGGCGGAGCAGTCCTCCGAGGTGGACGAGGTCCAGGAGGGCCACGCCATCGAGTCCTCCGAGGAGAGCTCGGACGCGGCCGAGCACACCGCCCTGCACGTCGAGGGCGACTCGGTCGAGACCGACCTGACGGCGGCGCTCGACGCGATGGAGTCCGTCGAGGACCCCGAGGCCGACGCCATCGTCGAGGACGCGCTCGACATCGACTCCGCCGACGAGGCCGAGGCCGCCGTCGAGGCGACCGACGACGAGGCGGAGGAGGAGGCGGCCGAGGAGGCCCTCGAGCCCGCCGACGTCGCGCCCGCCACGGCGGACGACATCGCCGAGGCCGAGGCCGACCTCGTCCCCGACGAGCCCGCGTCCGAGGACGACGCCGAGGTCGACCCCTACGAGGACTTCCGCAAGGAGCTCCGCTCCAAGCCGGGCAAGTGGTACGTCATCCACTCCTACGCGGGCTTCGAGCGCCGCGTGAAGAGCAACATCGAGAACCGCATGGTGTCGCTCAACATGGAGGACGACATCTACCAGATCGAGGTCCCGATGGAGGACGTCGTCGAGATCAAGAACGGCCAGCGCAAGATGGTCAACCGCGTTCGCATCCCCGGCTACGTGCTGGTGCGCATGGCCCTCAACGAGGACAGCTGGTCGGTCGTCCGCCACACCCCCGGCGTCACGGGCTTCGTGGGCAACGCCCACAACCCCACGCCCCTCCGCTTCGAGGAGGCCTTCTCCATGCTGAAGAGCCTCGTCGAGATCAAGGAGGTGGCGCAGGTCAAGGGCCAGCCCACCAAGGGCGGCCAGGCGCAGCGCGTCGTCGCCGCCGAGGTCGACTTCGAGATCGGCGAGACCATCACGATCAAGGAGGGCTCGTTCGCGGGCCTCCCCGGCTCCATCAGCGAGATCAAGCCCGAGAGCGGCAAGCTCACGGTGCTCGTCTCCCTGTTCGAGCGCGAGACCCCGGTCGAGCTCAGCTTCGACCAGGTCACCAAGCTCTAG
- the secE gene encoding preprotein translocase subunit SecE, with product MARKIVDEPSEEIVAQAREQRDARRNPFARLVLFIKQVVQELKKVVTPTRKELLTFTGVVLAFVIVMMVIVSLLDQLFGYLAIVVFGNGA from the coding sequence GTGGCGCGGAAGATCGTCGACGAGCCGAGCGAGGAGATCGTCGCGCAGGCTCGCGAGCAGCGGGACGCACGACGCAACCCCTTCGCCCGGCTGGTGCTCTTCATCAAGCAGGTCGTGCAGGAGCTCAAGAAGGTGGTCACCCCCACCCGCAAGGAGCTGCTGACGTTCACGGGAGTGGTGCTGGCCTTCGTCATCGTCATGATGGTGATCGTCTCGCTCCTCGACCAGCTGTTCGGGTACCTCGCCATCGTGGTGTTCGGCAACGGCGCCTAG
- a CDS encoding pyridoxal phosphate-dependent aminotransferase: MAEPQSTVPLSRVSTRIGSIAESATLKVDGKAKALQAAGRPVISFAAGEPDFPTPDYVVEAAVEAARDPRNHRYTAAAGLPDLREAIAEKTRVSSGLDVGIDRIIVTNGGKQAVYQAFQTLLDQGDEVLVPTPYWTTYPEAIRLAGGVPVDVFAGADQGYLVTVEQLEAAWTPRTKVLLFVSPSNPTGAVYSREQTREIGEWAESKGLWVISDEIYQDLVYDGAEAASIVDVVPALADRTILVNGVAKTYAMTGWRVGWMVGPADAIKAAGNLQSHLSSNVSNVSQRAAIAALRGPRDTVDRMREAFDRRRRTIVAELDAIPGFVTPTPQGAFYVYPDVTGLFGRDIDGVTPTTSLEVADVLLEKAEVAAVPGEAFGPSGFLRFSYALGDEALLEGVRRIRDLLA; this comes from the coding sequence ATGGCCGAACCGCAGAGCACCGTCCCCCTCAGCCGCGTCTCCACCCGCATCGGATCCATCGCCGAGTCCGCGACCCTCAAGGTCGACGGCAAGGCCAAGGCCCTGCAGGCCGCCGGACGCCCCGTCATCAGCTTCGCGGCGGGCGAGCCCGACTTCCCGACGCCCGACTACGTGGTCGAGGCCGCGGTCGAGGCTGCGCGGGATCCCCGCAACCACCGCTACACCGCGGCGGCCGGCCTCCCCGACCTCCGCGAGGCGATCGCCGAGAAGACCCGCGTCTCCTCGGGCCTCGACGTGGGCATCGACCGGATCATCGTCACCAACGGCGGCAAGCAGGCCGTCTACCAGGCGTTCCAGACCCTGCTCGACCAGGGCGACGAGGTCCTCGTGCCCACTCCCTACTGGACCACGTACCCCGAGGCGATCCGGCTCGCCGGCGGCGTGCCCGTCGACGTCTTCGCGGGCGCCGACCAGGGCTACCTCGTCACGGTCGAGCAGCTCGAGGCCGCGTGGACGCCGCGCACCAAGGTGCTGCTGTTCGTCTCGCCGTCGAACCCGACCGGCGCCGTCTACTCGCGGGAGCAGACCCGCGAGATCGGCGAGTGGGCGGAGTCGAAGGGCCTCTGGGTCATCAGCGACGAGATCTACCAGGACCTCGTCTACGACGGCGCCGAGGCCGCGAGCATCGTCGACGTGGTGCCGGCGCTGGCCGACCGCACGATCCTCGTCAACGGCGTCGCCAAGACGTACGCGATGACCGGCTGGCGCGTCGGGTGGATGGTCGGCCCGGCCGACGCCATCAAGGCCGCGGGCAACCTGCAGTCGCACCTCTCCTCCAACGTCTCGAACGTCTCGCAGCGCGCGGCCATCGCGGCGCTCCGCGGCCCCCGCGACACCGTCGACCGGATGCGCGAGGCGTTCGACCGCCGCCGCCGCACGATCGTCGCCGAGCTCGACGCCATCCCCGGCTTCGTCACGCCGACGCCGCAGGGCGCGTTCTACGTCTACCCCGACGTCACCGGCCTCTTCGGCCGCGACATCGACGGCGTCACGCCGACCACCTCGCTCGAGGTCGCCGACGTGCTGCTCGAGAAGGCGGAGGTCGCCGCGGTCCCCGGCGAGGCGTTCGGTCCGAGCGGGTTCCTGCGCTTCAGCTACGCGCTCGGCGACGAGGCGCTGCTCGAGGGCGTGCGACGGATCCGCGACCTGCTGGCCTGA
- a CDS encoding UDP-N-acetylmuramate dehydrogenase, with protein sequence MTIETHRDAPLADLTTLRVGGPAEELVTVSERDELVDTLLGLWAVGEDWLVLGGGSNSLISDEGVEGTVIRIATRGVDVGEERADGTVLVRVQAGEPWDALVARTVAEGLTGLEALSGIPGSTGASPVQNIGAYGQEVADVLEGVDFLDYETGEVERLGAADLGLGYRTSALKRGRVGVVLSVDFALTRGEGPDALGLPVAYPQLAGALGVELGDRVPVARVRETVLALRASKGMVLDDADHDTWSAGSFFTNPIVSAAFARTLPADAPRWPQEDPPQDLVVPLGDAWEVADAIEREAAARRRREPAGVKLSAAWLIEHSGVSRGFRLPGSGAAVSSKHTLALTNRGTATAEDVAALARYVQGRVMSEHGVILQPEPVLVGLAL encoded by the coding sequence GTGACGATCGAGACCCACCGCGACGCCCCGCTCGCCGACCTCACCACGCTCCGCGTGGGCGGACCGGCCGAGGAGCTCGTCACCGTGAGCGAGCGCGACGAGCTCGTCGACACCCTCCTCGGCCTGTGGGCCGTCGGCGAGGACTGGTTGGTCCTCGGCGGCGGATCCAACTCCCTCATCTCGGACGAGGGCGTGGAGGGCACCGTGATCCGCATCGCGACCCGCGGCGTCGACGTCGGCGAGGAGCGGGCCGACGGCACCGTCCTCGTGCGCGTGCAGGCCGGCGAGCCGTGGGACGCGCTCGTCGCGCGCACCGTGGCCGAGGGCCTCACCGGGCTCGAGGCGCTCTCGGGGATCCCCGGATCCACCGGCGCCTCGCCCGTGCAGAACATCGGCGCGTACGGCCAGGAGGTGGCCGACGTCCTCGAGGGCGTCGACTTCCTCGACTACGAGACCGGCGAGGTCGAGAGGCTGGGTGCCGCCGACCTCGGCCTCGGCTACCGCACCTCCGCGCTCAAGCGCGGCCGCGTGGGCGTCGTCCTCTCGGTGGACTTCGCGCTCACCCGCGGCGAGGGGCCCGACGCGCTCGGCCTGCCCGTCGCCTACCCGCAGCTCGCCGGCGCGCTCGGCGTGGAGCTCGGCGATCGCGTCCCCGTCGCCCGCGTGCGCGAGACGGTGCTCGCCCTCCGTGCGTCCAAGGGCATGGTGCTCGACGACGCGGACCACGACACCTGGAGCGCCGGCTCCTTCTTCACGAACCCCATCGTCAGCGCCGCCTTCGCGCGCACGCTCCCGGCCGACGCCCCGCGCTGGCCGCAGGAGGATCCGCCGCAGGACCTCGTCGTGCCGCTCGGCGACGCGTGGGAGGTGGCCGACGCGATCGAGCGCGAGGCCGCCGCGCGCCGCCGTCGGGAGCCCGCGGGCGTGAAGCTCAGCGCCGCCTGGCTCATCGAGCACTCGGGAGTCAGCCGCGGGTTCCGGCTGCCGGGATCCGGCGCGGCCGTCTCCTCGAAGCACACGCTCGCGCTCACCAACCGCGGGACCGCGACCGCCGAGGACGTCGCCGCCCTCGCGCGCTACGTGCAGGGCCGCGTGATGAGCGAGCACGGCGTGATCCTGCAGCCCGAGCCCGTGCTGGTCGGCCTCGCCCTCTAG
- a CDS encoding MaoC/PaaZ C-terminal domain-containing protein → MSAAAAAVPVLADLAVGEVVAERSVHLTRDSLVRYAGASGDFNPIHYRDDVAASVGLPGVLAHGMLTMGQAVQPVADWAGDPSRVVSYGVRFTRPVVVDPADGQDLSIVAKVGAIDADAGTVRIDIAVSVDGKTVLGRAQAQVRLA, encoded by the coding sequence GTGAGCGCCGCAGCCGCCGCCGTGCCCGTGCTCGCCGACCTCGCCGTGGGCGAAGTCGTGGCGGAGCGCTCCGTGCACCTCACGCGCGACTCCCTCGTCCGCTACGCGGGCGCGTCGGGCGACTTCAACCCCATCCACTACCGCGACGACGTGGCCGCGTCGGTCGGGCTGCCGGGTGTCCTCGCCCACGGCATGCTCACCATGGGCCAGGCCGTGCAGCCCGTGGCCGACTGGGCGGGCGACCCCTCACGCGTCGTGTCCTACGGCGTGCGGTTCACGCGGCCCGTGGTCGTGGATCCCGCCGACGGCCAGGACCTCTCGATCGTCGCCAAGGTCGGTGCGATCGACGCCGATGCCGGCACCGTGCGCATCGACATCGCCGTCTCCGTCGACGGGAAGACCGTTCTCGGCCGCGCGCAGGCGCAGGTCCGGCTGGCGTAG
- a CDS encoding FAS1-like dehydratase domain-containing protein, whose protein sequence is MPVNPDLQGRVLPAAAPYLVGREKVREFARAVGATHPVHLDPDAARAAGHADVVAPSTFPVVVQEATLAQLLAEPDAGIDFSRVVHGEQAFTYSRPVVAGDELTATLTVTKVATLGGNAMVTAESAMVDGSGAHVVTAVSTLVVRGDDA, encoded by the coding sequence GTGCCAGTGAATCCAGACCTCCAGGGTCGCGTGCTCCCCGCCGCCGCCCCGTACCTGGTGGGACGCGAGAAGGTGCGCGAGTTCGCCCGCGCCGTCGGCGCGACCCACCCCGTCCACCTCGACCCGGATGCCGCGCGCGCCGCGGGCCACGCCGACGTGGTCGCGCCGAGCACGTTCCCCGTCGTGGTGCAGGAGGCGACGCTGGCGCAGCTGCTCGCCGAGCCCGACGCCGGCATCGACTTCAGCCGCGTGGTCCACGGCGAGCAGGCGTTCACGTACTCCCGCCCGGTGGTCGCGGGCGACGAGCTCACCGCGACGCTCACCGTCACCAAGGTGGCGACCCTCGGCGGCAACGCGATGGTGACCGCCGAGTCCGCCATGGTCGACGGATCCGGCGCGCACGTCGTGACCGCCGTCTCCACCCTCGTGGTCCGCGGGGACGACGCGTGA
- a CDS encoding aldo/keto reductase — MTNPARVPLGSSGLEVLPLSFGGNVFGWTADEATSFQLLDAYTAAGGNFIDTADVYSAWKPGNSGGESEEIIGRWLASRGRPDDLVIATKVGAHEAAKGTSRDSVRRGVEASLRRLGVDAIDLYYAHVDDQDTPIEETVTALAELVTEGKVRAIGASNFTAERLQAALDVSAREGIARFEVLQNRYNLVARDGYEGELADLLVREGIGSAPYSSLASGFLTGKYRGAEVDSPRSGAASKYLDDHGRALLEVLDRVAEAHGVSVTTVSLAWLRAQPSVTAPIASARDLTQLPDLLASVELELTVDEIRDLSAV, encoded by the coding sequence ATGACGAACCCCGCACGCGTGCCCCTCGGATCCAGCGGCCTGGAGGTGCTGCCCCTGTCCTTCGGCGGCAACGTCTTCGGGTGGACGGCCGACGAGGCCACCTCCTTCCAGCTCCTCGACGCGTACACCGCCGCAGGCGGCAACTTCATCGACACCGCCGACGTGTACTCCGCGTGGAAGCCCGGCAACTCGGGCGGCGAGTCCGAGGAGATCATCGGCCGCTGGCTCGCCTCGCGCGGCCGCCCCGACGACCTCGTCATCGCCACCAAGGTCGGCGCGCACGAGGCAGCGAAGGGCACGTCGCGCGACAGCGTCCGCCGCGGCGTCGAGGCGAGCCTGCGTCGGCTCGGCGTCGACGCGATCGACCTCTACTACGCGCACGTCGACGACCAGGACACCCCGATCGAGGAGACCGTCACCGCGCTCGCCGAGCTCGTGACCGAGGGCAAGGTCCGCGCGATCGGCGCCTCCAACTTCACCGCCGAGCGCCTGCAGGCCGCGCTCGACGTGTCCGCCCGCGAGGGCATCGCCCGCTTCGAGGTCCTCCAGAACCGCTACAACCTGGTCGCCCGCGACGGCTACGAGGGCGAGCTCGCCGACCTACTCGTCCGCGAGGGCATCGGATCCGCCCCCTACTCGAGCCTCGCCAGCGGCTTCCTCACGGGCAAGTACCGCGGCGCCGAGGTCGACAGCCCGCGGTCGGGAGCCGCGTCCAAGTACCTGGACGACCACGGCCGCGCCCTGCTCGAGGTGCTGGACCGGGTCGCCGAGGCCCACGGCGTCTCCGTCACGACGGTCTCGCTCGCCTGGCTGCGGGCGCAGCCGTCGGTCACCGCGCCGATCGCCAGCGCGCGCGACCTCACGCAGCTGCCCGACCTCCTCGCCTCCGTCGAGCTCGAGCTGACGGTCGACGAGATCCGGGACCTCTCCGCGGTCTGA